In a single window of the Leisingera daeponensis DSM 23529 genome:
- a CDS encoding recombinase family protein produces the protein MSQPRLRAAIYARYSTDLQRDASVEDQIRDCTDYAKAQGLEVVATYSDRAISGASLMRSGMQALLRDARGGTFDVVISEALDRLSRNQADIAHIYQEFCFNGLPIETVADGLISEIHIGLKGTMNALQLKDIAMKTHRGLKGRALEGKSAGGKAYGYRMKPQLTSCGEVIRGEREINPEEAKIVRRIFQDYASGLSPKKIAEALNKERVPAPSGRHWGASTIHGNRQRGTGILNNELYIGRQVWNRLRYVKDPQTGKRISRLNPESEWTVTNVPQLRIVEQDLWDAVRARQGELKTTGTNVPVWDRRRPKTLFSGLMACGCCGGGFAKISKDSFGCSPARNKGTAVCSNKRTIKQADLEARVLYALANHLMDPDAVQVFCEEYTAERNRLKAAAAGNRKEKEQALARAKRDHQKLVDAIIAGIPADQVKDRMIELDARRQQLERELEQTPAPDTVVFHPSMAEAYRERVRRLIKGLGSAAGMEEAKEALRSLVERIVLTPAAEGSGLDLTLEGDLAGLLRLAAGAQGPDTKKAPGGAPEAFDMSCELVLVAGAGFEPATFRL, from the coding sequence ATGTCCCAGCCCAGGCTCAGAGCAGCCATCTACGCCCGCTACTCGACAGACCTGCAACGCGACGCCTCTGTCGAGGACCAGATCCGAGACTGCACCGATTACGCCAAGGCCCAGGGGCTGGAGGTCGTGGCCACCTATTCCGACCGCGCCATCTCCGGCGCCAGCCTTATGCGCAGCGGCATGCAGGCCCTGCTCCGCGATGCGCGCGGCGGCACCTTCGATGTGGTTATCTCGGAAGCCCTCGACCGTCTAAGCCGCAACCAGGCCGACATTGCTCACATCTACCAGGAATTTTGCTTCAACGGCCTCCCGATCGAGACCGTGGCGGACGGGCTGATTTCGGAGATCCATATCGGGCTGAAGGGCACGATGAATGCGCTCCAGCTCAAGGACATCGCGATGAAGACCCACCGCGGCCTCAAGGGGCGCGCTTTGGAGGGCAAATCCGCGGGCGGCAAAGCTTACGGCTACCGCATGAAGCCTCAACTCACGTCCTGCGGCGAGGTGATCCGCGGCGAGCGCGAGATCAATCCTGAAGAGGCCAAGATCGTGCGCAGGATCTTCCAGGATTATGCCAGCGGCCTGTCGCCGAAGAAGATCGCCGAAGCGCTCAACAAGGAGCGCGTGCCTGCCCCGTCCGGCCGCCACTGGGGTGCCTCCACCATTCACGGCAACCGCCAGCGCGGCACCGGCATCCTGAACAATGAGCTCTACATCGGCCGGCAGGTCTGGAACCGGCTGCGCTACGTGAAGGATCCGCAAACGGGCAAGCGCATCTCGCGGCTGAACCCGGAAAGCGAGTGGACGGTCACCAACGTTCCGCAGTTGCGGATCGTCGAACAGGATCTCTGGGATGCGGTCCGGGCCCGCCAGGGCGAACTGAAGACCACGGGCACCAATGTGCCGGTCTGGGACCGGCGCCGCCCCAAGACCTTGTTTTCCGGATTGATGGCCTGCGGCTGCTGCGGCGGCGGCTTTGCCAAGATTTCGAAGGACAGCTTCGGCTGCTCCCCGGCAAGGAACAAGGGCACCGCGGTCTGCAGCAACAAGCGCACGATCAAACAGGCCGACCTGGAAGCCCGGGTGCTGTATGCACTGGCGAACCACCTGATGGATCCGGACGCGGTGCAGGTCTTCTGCGAAGAATACACTGCCGAACGCAACCGGCTGAAGGCGGCAGCCGCCGGGAACCGCAAGGAAAAGGAACAGGCGCTCGCCCGTGCCAAGCGCGACCACCAGAAGCTGGTGGATGCGATCATTGCGGGCATTCCCGCAGACCAGGTGAAGGACCGGATGATCGAGCTCGACGCGCGCCGCCAGCAACTGGAACGGGAGCTGGAGCAGACCCCTGCCCCGGACACGGTGGTGTTTCACCCGTCAATGGCCGAAGCCTACCGGGAGCGGGTCAGGCGGCTGATCAAGGGCCTTGGTTCCGCCGCAGGCATGGAAGAGGCCAAGGAGGCGCTGCGGTCTCTGGTGGAGCGGATCGTGCTGACGCCCGCGGCGGAGGGCTCTGGCCTGGATCTGACGCTGGAGGGGGATCTGGCCGGGCTTTTGCGGCTTGCGGCGGGTGCGCAAGGCCCGGACACGAAGAAGGCCCC